The following coding sequences lie in one Halorarum halophilum genomic window:
- a CDS encoding AI-2E family transporter, with product MSLSEVDRGRATWWGVGAILGIAVLYVLYTFIGTFVFSFFIYYATRPVYKRIRRRIPQPSVAAGVAIFALALPALLLFTYALLVVATQLAELAEEADGAGVFDPTQIPGVDEELLGSVTSPEALLALDWGRFLTFETVGTVIGSFSGAFDTVAVLGTALIHLFVMLALAFYLLRDGGRLSRYFVRYADEGGVIEAYGRAVDADYKSIFFGNILNAILTGTIGVIVYSLLNVFAPEGAAIPAAALVGLLAGVASLIPLVGMKLVYFPVAIYMAGRAVALDATGTLWFVLAFALASFVVVDTIPDLVLRPYVSGRSLHVGAVMLAYTLGPLMFGWYGIFLMPMLLVLVVHFVRIVLPELINGTEIKPYAVDPSYLTVGGPFVYGQNETDEE from the coding sequence ATGTCCCTCTCGGAGGTCGACCGCGGTCGCGCGACGTGGTGGGGAGTCGGCGCGATCCTCGGCATCGCCGTGCTGTACGTCCTCTACACGTTCATCGGCACGTTCGTGTTCAGCTTCTTCATCTACTACGCGACGCGACCGGTGTACAAGCGTATTCGCCGTCGCATCCCCCAACCGAGCGTGGCGGCCGGCGTCGCCATCTTCGCGCTCGCGCTCCCGGCGCTGCTCCTGTTCACCTACGCACTGCTCGTCGTCGCCACCCAGCTCGCCGAGCTGGCCGAGGAGGCCGACGGGGCGGGCGTGTTCGACCCCACGCAGATCCCGGGCGTCGACGAGGAGCTGCTCGGGAGCGTCACCAGCCCGGAGGCCCTGCTGGCGCTCGACTGGGGTCGGTTCCTCACGTTCGAGACGGTCGGCACGGTGATCGGCTCGTTCTCGGGCGCGTTCGACACCGTGGCGGTCCTCGGCACCGCGCTCATCCACCTGTTCGTGATGCTCGCGCTGGCGTTCTACCTCCTCCGGGACGGCGGCAGGCTGAGTCGGTACTTCGTGCGGTACGCCGACGAGGGGGGCGTCATCGAGGCGTACGGGCGGGCCGTCGACGCCGACTACAAGAGCATCTTCTTCGGCAACATCCTCAACGCCATCCTCACCGGCACCATCGGCGTCATCGTCTACTCGCTGTTGAACGTGTTCGCGCCCGAGGGTGCGGCCATTCCCGCCGCGGCGCTCGTCGGCCTGCTCGCCGGCGTCGCGAGTCTCATCCCCCTCGTCGGCATGAAACTCGTCTACTTCCCCGTCGCGATCTACATGGCCGGGCGGGCGGTCGCGCTCGACGCGACCGGGACGCTGTGGTTCGTGCTCGCCTTCGCGCTCGCCTCGTTCGTGGTCGTCGACACCATCCCGGACCTCGTGCTCCGGCCGTACGTCTCCGGGCGGTCGCTCCACGTCGGGGCGGTGATGCTGGCGTACACGCTCGGGCCGCTCATGTTCGGCTGGTACGGGATCTTCCTGATGCCGATGCTGCTCGTGCTCGTCGTCCACTTCGTCAGGATCGTCCTGCCGGAACTGATCAACGGGACGGAGATCAAGCCGTACGCGGTCGACCCGTCGTACCTCACGGTCGGGGGGCCGTTCGTGTACGGGCAGAACGAGACCGACGAGGAGTGA
- a CDS encoding amphi-Trp domain-containing protein, protein MPEEVLFETERRQSRSDVAALLRDVADKLDSSDELTLSAGDNTLTLEVPSEVTFEVKAERETGGAEDELSVEFELEWDEGDQTSDGALSIE, encoded by the coding sequence ATGCCGGAGGAAGTCCTCTTCGAGACGGAGCGGCGCCAGAGCAGGAGCGACGTCGCGGCGCTGCTTCGCGACGTGGCCGACAAACTCGACTCGAGCGACGAACTCACGCTCTCGGCCGGCGACAACACGTTGACGCTCGAGGTCCCGTCGGAGGTGACCTTCGAGGTCAAGGCCGAGCGCGAGACCGGCGGCGCCGAGGACGAACTGAGCGTCGAGTTCGAACTGGAGTGGGACGAGGGCGACCAGACCTCGGACGGCGCGCTCAGCATCGAGTAG
- a CDS encoding aldo/keto reductase → MEYRRLGSTGTQVSSLCFGTWRFGKRSNGVVETDKHDAHDLLDAFADAGGTFIDTANVYGDPNGTAEEYIGDWLAGREREQYVLASKVYFGFDPDNPNGSGLSRGHIRRQIEGTLDRLGTDYLDLYYIHRFDEDTPVEETLSTLNGLVEDGRVNYLGASSMAAWQLTKMLWKSDVEDLERFEVTQPLFHAAYRDTEEYLDVCADQDLAVCPYSPLAGGFLTGKYERAEDGSAVGPEGSRADLVDHFQDYYVDERSWRVLDEIRSVADELDATPPQVALRWLIERPQFTCVPIVGARTVEQLEDNLGAVEIELSDDQRGRITEAREFEDESE, encoded by the coding sequence ATGGAATACCGACGGCTCGGCTCCACCGGAACCCAGGTCTCCAGCCTCTGTTTCGGCACCTGGCGCTTCGGCAAGCGATCGAACGGTGTCGTCGAGACGGACAAGCACGACGCGCACGATCTCCTCGACGCGTTCGCCGACGCCGGCGGGACCTTCATCGACACGGCGAACGTGTACGGCGACCCGAACGGCACCGCCGAGGAGTACATCGGCGACTGGCTCGCCGGGCGCGAGCGCGAGCAGTACGTGCTCGCCTCGAAGGTGTACTTCGGCTTCGACCCCGACAACCCCAACGGCTCGGGGCTCTCGCGGGGCCACATCCGCCGGCAGATCGAGGGCACCCTCGACCGCCTCGGCACCGACTACCTCGACCTCTACTACATCCACCGCTTCGACGAGGACACGCCCGTCGAGGAGACGCTCTCGACGCTGAACGGCCTCGTCGAGGACGGCCGGGTCAACTATCTCGGCGCCTCCTCGATGGCGGCCTGGCAGCTCACGAAGATGCTCTGGAAGAGCGACGTGGAGGACCTCGAACGCTTCGAGGTGACCCAGCCGCTGTTCCACGCCGCGTACCGCGACACCGAGGAGTACCTCGACGTCTGCGCCGACCAGGACCTCGCGGTCTGCCCGTACTCGCCGCTCGCCGGCGGCTTCCTCACGGGCAAGTACGAGCGCGCCGAGGACGGCTCGGCGGTCGGCCCCGAGGGCTCCAGGGCGGACCTCGTCGACCACTTCCAGGACTACTACGTCGACGAGCGGAGCTGGCGCGTCCTCGACGAGATCCGGTCGGTCGCCGACGAACTCGACGCGACCCCCCCGCAGGTCGCTCTCCGGTGGCTCATCGAGCGTCCGCAGTTCACCTGCGTTCCCATCGTGGGCGCGCGGACGGTCGAGCAACTGGAGGACAACCTCGGCGCCGTGGAGATCGAACTCTCGGACGACCAGCGCGGACGCATCACCGAGGCCCGGGAGTTCGAGGACGAGAGCGAGTAA
- a CDS encoding PadR family transcriptional regulator, translating into MYDLTGFQRDLLYVIAGQEEPHGLAIKDELEDYYEKEIHHGRLYPNLDTLVDKGLVEKGERDRRTNYYTLTRRGRREIEARRDWEDQYVDVTEE; encoded by the coding sequence ATGTACGACCTGACCGGGTTCCAGCGCGACTTGCTCTACGTCATCGCTGGACAGGAGGAACCACACGGACTGGCGATCAAGGACGAACTCGAGGACTACTACGAGAAGGAGATCCACCACGGGCGGCTGTATCCGAACCTCGACACGCTCGTCGACAAGGGACTCGTCGAGAAGGGCGAGCGCGACCGGCGGACGAACTACTACACGCTCACCCGCCGCGGGCGCCGTGAGATCGAGGCGCGCCGCGACTGGGAGGACCAGTACGTCGACGTCACCGAGGAGTAG
- a CDS encoding heme o synthase yields MGVYLLLVVGATTAVTDAAAACTAWPACGDGFTTPASLAGWVALGHRAVAFLVGLLALATVVVALRERPSRRVAASLLFAAVLYPVQSTLGASIALAGGRGPVGTVAGVSIAASTLHLVVGLLIFGGLLAALAWQLEAETGDPTEDPASGSGGRDAPAEPIAPGPRPTPPTWREEPLLRARLTAGAYFRLMKPRLMWLLCLVASAAMALAGGANLSSRIVATTLVAGALSIGASGTFNHVLERDVDRKMQRTSDRPLAVDLVSVRNAVAFGLLLSAVSVGLFATVNLLAAVLGLTAILFYSVVYTLILKPNTVQNTVIGGAAGALPALIGWAAVTGSVGLGGIALAALIFLWTPAHFYNLALAYRDDYERGGFPMMPVVRGETATRRHIVWYFAGTLAVGAALVGFARLDWLYALSGAAVGAVFLWAIVRLHYERTEAAAFRAFHASNLYLGTALLAVVVDALAV; encoded by the coding sequence ATGGGCGTGTACCTCCTGCTCGTCGTCGGCGCCACGACGGCGGTGACGGACGCGGCGGCGGCCTGCACGGCGTGGCCGGCCTGCGGCGACGGCTTCACCACCCCGGCCTCGCTCGCCGGGTGGGTCGCGCTCGGGCACCGGGCGGTCGCGTTCCTCGTCGGCCTGCTCGCGCTCGCCACCGTCGTCGTCGCCCTCCGCGAGCGACCGTCGCGACGCGTCGCGGCGTCGCTCCTCTTCGCCGCCGTCCTCTACCCGGTCCAGTCGACGCTCGGCGCGTCGATCGCCCTCGCGGGCGGCCGCGGCCCGGTCGGGACCGTCGCCGGCGTCTCGATTGCCGCGTCCACGCTCCACCTGGTCGTTGGCCTGCTCATCTTCGGCGGACTGCTGGCTGCGCTCGCCTGGCAGCTCGAGGCCGAGACGGGCGACCCGACCGAGGACCCCGCGTCCGGATCCGGGGGTCGGGACGCCCCCGCGGAACCCATCGCTCCGGGTCCCCGTCCGACCCCGCCGACTTGGCGCGAGGAACCCCTCCTGCGCGCGCGGCTCACCGCCGGAGCCTACTTCCGCCTGATGAAGCCCCGGCTGATGTGGCTCCTCTGTCTCGTCGCCTCGGCGGCGATGGCGCTCGCGGGGGGTGCGAACCTCTCGTCGCGGATCGTCGCGACGACGCTCGTCGCGGGCGCGCTCTCGATCGGCGCGTCGGGGACGTTCAACCACGTGCTCGAACGCGACGTGGACCGGAAGATGCAGCGCACGAGCGACCGCCCGCTCGCGGTCGACCTCGTCTCCGTCCGCAACGCGGTCGCGTTCGGCCTGTTGCTGTCGGCCGTCTCTGTCGGCCTGTTCGCCACCGTGAACCTCCTCGCGGCGGTCCTCGGCCTGACGGCGATCCTGTTCTACTCGGTCGTCTACACGCTGATACTGAAGCCGAACACGGTCCAGAACACCGTCATCGGCGGGGCGGCCGGGGCGCTCCCGGCGCTCATCGGCTGGGCCGCGGTCACCGGGTCGGTCGGCCTCGGCGGCATCGCGCTCGCCGCGCTCATCTTCCTGTGGACGCCGGCGCACTTCTACAACCTCGCGCTGGCGTACAGGGACGACTACGAGCGCGGCGGCTTCCCGATGATGCCGGTCGTGCGCGGCGAGACGGCGACCCGGCGCCACATCGTCTGGTACTTCGCGGGCACGCTCGCGGTCGGCGCGGCACTCGTCGGCTTCGCACGCCTCGACTGGCTGTACGCGCTCTCGGGGGCCGCCGTGGGCGCGGTGTTCCTCTGGGCGATCGTCCGCCTCCACTACGAGCGGACCGAGGCGGCGGCGTTCCGGGCGTTCCACGCGTCGAACCTCTACCTCGGGACGGCGCTGCTCGCCGTCGTCGTCGACGCGCTCGCGGTGTGA
- a CDS encoding DUF7546 family protein, with protein sequence MAASVAGRDLTVSRESILLGTLAVNVELAFVVGYFAFTDATLTSPLFTIYGLLWVNVALLVFARYSPPNGSPSARRRAALVSVGYLGLLSVFGGIVGPPTPTTPSGLGIAFLPPGWGPALVYGGNVVAAVLMPAKVLGYAALAYLLYGTLVETAGAGLAGLLGLFSCVSCAFPILAGIAASLFGGGGALLAAATGIGYGPSTLVFLVTVALLWWRPGFETFGASR encoded by the coding sequence ATGGCGGCCAGCGTCGCCGGCCGCGACCTGACCGTCTCCAGGGAGTCCATCCTCCTCGGCACCCTCGCCGTAAACGTGGAACTCGCGTTCGTCGTCGGCTACTTCGCGTTCACGGACGCGACGCTCACCTCGCCGCTGTTCACCATCTACGGGCTGCTCTGGGTGAACGTCGCGTTACTCGTCTTCGCCCGCTACTCGCCGCCGAACGGGTCGCCGTCGGCCCGCCGCCGGGCCGCCCTCGTCTCCGTCGGCTACCTCGGCCTGCTCTCGGTGTTCGGCGGCATCGTCGGCCCGCCCACGCCCACGACGCCGAGCGGCCTCGGTATCGCGTTCCTCCCCCCGGGGTGGGGACCGGCGCTCGTCTACGGCGGAAACGTCGTCGCAGCCGTGCTCATGCCGGCGAAGGTGCTCGGTTACGCGGCGCTCGCGTACCTCCTCTACGGGACGCTCGTCGAGACGGCCGGTGCCGGTCTCGCGGGCCTGCTCGGCCTGTTCTCGTGCGTCTCGTGTGCGTTCCCCATCCTGGCCGGGATAGCGGCCTCGCTGTTCGGCGGCGGCGGCGCGCTGCTCGCGGCCGCGACGGGCATCGGCTACGGTCCGTCGACGCTGGTCTTTCTGGTGACCGTCGCGCTGCTGTGGTGGCGGCCTGGGTTCGAGACGTTCGGCGCGTCGCGATGA
- the coxB gene encoding cytochrome c oxidase subunit II yields the protein MKGKRLGTLLAALGGLALFAGTAAAQPSTTAGLINQLNDRLLYIGIPITLLVEVILIYTVLKFKDSDEAKPTRENRRLEITWTVATAIILLFVGVASYGVLANPDVTYVAGANSGPDEGDVHVEAIAYQWNWEMNYPQENMSGVTASDVNLEGAGDVEGPLIVLPVDQDVYITVTSRDVIHALHVPDMGLKHDAVPGQRNTIKTHTLETGVYQGYCAEYCGVAHSQMYFTVVVVPQDDYQQFLQNQGNQGGDSSNGAGSANGTATPNGSASGNGTATPTGASTSTGTATSAGTATSTGTATPTGSA from the coding sequence ATGAAGGGCAAGCGTCTCGGGACCCTCCTGGCAGCCCTGGGCGGTCTCGCGCTGTTCGCCGGAACGGCGGCGGCACAGCCGTCCACGACCGCTGGGCTGATCAACCAGCTCAACGACAGGCTCCTCTACATCGGCATCCCCATCACGCTGCTGGTGGAGGTCATCCTCATCTACACCGTCCTCAAGTTCAAGGACTCCGACGAGGCGAAGCCGACCCGCGAGAACCGTCGGCTGGAGATCACCTGGACGGTCGCCACCGCGATCATCCTGCTGTTCGTCGGCGTCGCCTCCTACGGCGTCCTGGCGAACCCGGACGTGACGTACGTCGCCGGCGCGAACTCCGGGCCCGACGAGGGCGACGTCCACGTCGAGGCGATTGCGTACCAGTGGAACTGGGAGATGAACTACCCCCAGGAGAACATGAGTGGCGTGACCGCGAGCGACGTGAACCTCGAAGGTGCCGGTGACGTCGAGGGGCCGCTGATCGTCCTCCCGGTCGACCAGGACGTGTACATCACGGTGACCTCCCGTGACGTGATCCACGCGCTCCACGTCCCCGACATGGGCCTGAAACACGACGCGGTGCCCGGCCAGCGGAACACCATCAAGACCCACACGCTCGAGACGGGCGTCTACCAGGGCTACTGCGCCGAGTACTGTGGCGTCGCCCACTCGCAGATGTACTTCACGGTGGTCGTCGTCCCCCAGGACGACTACCAGCAGTTCCTGCAGAACCAGGGGAACCAGGGCGGCGATTCCTCGAACGGCGCAGGATCGGCCAACGGCACCGCCACCCCGAACGGCTCCGCGTCAGGGAACGGCACTGCCACGCCGACCGGGGCTTCCACGTCGACTGGCACTGCCACGTCAGCCGGCACTGCCACATCGACCGGCACTGCTACGCCGACCGGTTCCGCCTGA
- a CDS encoding class I SAM-dependent methyltransferase: MTDDGDGGRWDCGDGERATGGDDRTACDDERAQRRAVRDGYDALADDYGKSRDPPEGSLVESFLADLPPGSRLLDAGCGQGTPVLDRLPADIHAVGLDFSGEQLRRAGEVTDAALVRGDLTALPVADACVDAVTALHSLIHVPTDQHQAVFAEFARITRPGARLLLTAGTDAWAGANDDWLDSGVRMEWSFPDVEATRESLREAGFTVTDERFVPDELAEDDDGGWLFLTAEKRGE; encoded by the coding sequence GTGACGGACGACGGCGACGGCGGGCGTTGGGATTGCGGCGACGGCGAGCGTGCGACCGGCGGCGACGACCGGACGGCCTGCGACGACGAACGAGCGCAGCGGCGCGCCGTCCGCGACGGCTACGACGCGCTGGCGGACGACTACGGGAAGTCTCGCGACCCGCCGGAGGGGTCCCTCGTCGAATCGTTCCTCGCCGACCTGCCGCCCGGAAGTCGACTGCTCGACGCCGGATGCGGGCAGGGAACGCCGGTGCTCGACCGCCTTCCGGCCGACATCCACGCGGTGGGACTGGACTTCTCCGGCGAGCAACTCCGCCGCGCGGGGGAGGTGACCGACGCCGCGCTCGTCCGCGGCGACCTGACCGCCCTGCCCGTCGCCGACGCGTGCGTCGACGCCGTGACCGCGCTCCACTCGCTCATCCACGTCCCCACGGACCAGCACCAGGCGGTGTTCGCGGAGTTCGCCCGGATAACCCGGCCGGGCGCGCGTCTGCTGCTCACCGCGGGAACGGACGCCTGGGCGGGCGCGAACGACGACTGGCTGGACAGCGGCGTGCGAATGGAGTGGTCGTTCCCCGACGTCGAGGCGACTCGCGAGTCCCTCCGCGAGGCTGGCTTCACCGTGACGGACGAACGGTTCGTGCCGGACGAGTTGGCCGAGGACGACGACGGGGGCTGGCTCTTCCTGACCGCGGAAAAACGGGGCGAGTGA
- a CDS encoding SelT/SelW/SelH family protein, with translation MTTVEIEYCVPCGMLGRAQDVQAALLEEFGEELDRVALVTGDTGVFEVRSNDEVVFDKERDEYDEDAIVDSVRSHVGATA, from the coding sequence ATGACAACCGTCGAGATCGAGTACTGCGTCCCCTGCGGGATGCTCGGCCGTGCACAGGACGTCCAGGCAGCGCTGCTGGAGGAGTTCGGCGAGGAACTCGACCGCGTCGCGCTCGTCACCGGCGACACCGGCGTGTTCGAGGTCCGCTCGAACGACGAGGTCGTCTTCGACAAGGAGCGCGACGAGTACGACGAGGACGCCATCGTCGACTCGGTCCGCTCGCACGTCGGCGCGACCGCGTAG